The following coding sequences are from one Chryseobacterium mulctrae window:
- a CDS encoding GLPGLI family protein — protein MTAYIKFIMILFCVFFKAQNNFIVYNKIIDDAGGNEKIYEKNILVFQDKWSIFFSYRGSLEEVNDFLTNSEKIRSSQIIKNSLDEKKFYIKDNSFTKEILFTLDNYQKIDWNIIQKDTEIILGYKCHKALGKFRGRDFIAYFTTDLPVDLGPLKFRGLPGVILKVSDKDNLFTYEAAKIVLNFPQKIDINSKLLFSFPEEKSKYIDYKEYINIENNYLKDIKSKVEANRPAGTIVVSSSKERDFKIEKSFEWEESKKP, from the coding sequence ATGACAGCATATATTAAATTTATTATGATTTTGTTCTGTGTTTTTTTCAAAGCACAGAACAATTTTATTGTTTACAATAAAATCATAGATGATGCTGGTGGTAATGAAAAAATTTATGAAAAAAATATACTTGTTTTTCAAGATAAATGGTCTATTTTTTTTAGCTACAGAGGAAGTTTGGAAGAAGTGAATGATTTTTTGACTAATAGTGAAAAAATTAGGAGCAGCCAGATTATAAAAAATTCACTGGATGAGAAAAAATTTTATATAAAAGATAATTCTTTTACTAAGGAGATTCTTTTTACGTTAGACAACTATCAAAAAATTGATTGGAATATTATTCAGAAAGATACGGAAATAATCTTAGGATATAAATGTCATAAAGCTTTAGGGAAATTTAGAGGAAGAGATTTTATTGCTTACTTTACAACCGATTTGCCAGTTGATTTAGGTCCTTTAAAGTTTAGAGGATTACCTGGTGTAATTTTAAAAGTTTCAGATAAAGATAACTTGTTTACCTATGAAGCTGCTAAGATTGTATTAAATTTTCCACAGAAAATTGACATTAATTCTAAACTTCTTTTCTCATTTCCTGAAGAAAAGTCTAAGTACATTGATTATAAAGAATATATAAATATTGAAAATAACTACTTAAAAGATATTAAGTCAAAAGTTGAAGCAAATAGACCAGCTGGAACAATAGTAGTGAGTTCTTCCAAAGAAAGAGACTTTAAGATAGAAAAATCTTTCGAATGGGAAGAGTCTAAAAAGCCTTAA
- a CDS encoding beta-sandwich domain-containing protein — protein sequence MKYLCLLFIILFLKISAQTEIKGLVWSENKQAVSRANVILTDSQDNIITFVFSDKDGSFLLNTDKFGNFNLNISAMGYFSKKFPVSIIKRGESKNFKTIILETDKVKEIKEVVISRTSPIKIKKDTIEYSAKNFSNGTEQNVEDLLKKLPGITVLSDGKIKFGNKEVSRVMIENDDLFERGYQTLTQNMPSKPLDKVQVLKNYSKNKLLKNIEASESIALNLTLKEDAKGKWFGNVLLASTSYKEDMRQGKLNLMNFTKRQKIYFLLNANNLGLNEMKGVEYLTNPSSDNDVENVGTNINTLSIINLHQKNFQFDDKRTNFNNDKLVSLNYIYNFKTDWKLKFVTIFNEIENRNYINSFYKFNFNGLDFINSEDKIWKQNNRNIVGKVELSKDLKNNSNLQFYNKVSSLNENNNNIFLFNEQLNNQIGKNELFANENRLTYTKKIDSSKALVAVARYIFQNRPYDFTDENDVFSQILNNPDAQKINQIIDSKMNFGGLKLSYLKKYAEEHSLELQLGNEFRKDFLSSNLHIFNSNNEAISFDKSEFINHTDYVQNNVFAQIKYNKKVKNWSYGFTILNQMIHSDLNQNKQNGFYVSPLANIGYQNRKIGNFNLNAGRKFSTVSINDVYTNYIYQGNRNFKQSNVNFAVLQDCNLGFSYNVGEQMSQYLNFNINFFKSGDYLSNNMIVNPNYTFNQTILVKNNSNLSASLELRKYLKPIRSRLSILSSYMQSGYENSVNNQPLIKTKFINWKAAFEMKSGWTKFINYECGYEWAFNTISSKVNSNKYIDQKGFLNLYFTINSQFRIESLVEYYKFGNTAQKTTQFWDIKANYTLKKYNMSIFIQGNNLLNSNSIQRYSINNISESLYTQRLLPRHIVLGINKNF from the coding sequence ATGAAGTATTTATGTTTATTATTCATCATATTATTTCTTAAAATCTCTGCTCAAACAGAGATAAAAGGTTTAGTATGGTCAGAAAATAAACAGGCGGTTTCAAGAGCCAATGTGATTCTTACCGATTCACAGGATAATATAATAACTTTCGTCTTTAGTGATAAAGACGGAAGTTTTTTGCTTAATACGGATAAATTCGGAAATTTTAATCTGAATATTTCTGCGATGGGCTATTTTTCTAAGAAATTCCCTGTTTCTATAATTAAAAGAGGTGAAAGCAAAAATTTTAAAACCATTATTCTTGAGACTGATAAAGTAAAAGAAATAAAGGAAGTAGTTATTAGCAGAACTTCGCCGATCAAGATTAAGAAAGACACTATAGAATATTCTGCTAAAAATTTTTCTAATGGAACAGAGCAAAATGTAGAAGATCTCTTAAAAAAACTTCCGGGAATTACTGTTCTTAGTGATGGTAAAATAAAATTCGGAAATAAAGAGGTTTCCAGGGTGATGATAGAAAATGATGATCTTTTTGAAAGAGGTTATCAGACACTTACCCAAAATATGCCTTCCAAACCTTTAGATAAAGTTCAGGTTCTTAAAAATTATTCAAAAAATAAGCTTCTCAAAAATATTGAAGCTTCAGAAAGTATTGCCCTTAATCTTACATTAAAAGAAGATGCCAAAGGTAAGTGGTTTGGAAATGTTTTGTTAGCTTCTACAAGTTATAAAGAAGATATGCGACAGGGAAAACTCAATCTGATGAACTTTACAAAGAGACAAAAAATCTATTTTCTTCTGAATGCCAATAATTTGGGTTTAAATGAAATGAAGGGTGTAGAATACTTAACCAATCCAAGCTCGGATAATGATGTTGAAAATGTTGGAACCAATATTAACACACTATCAATAATTAATCTTCATCAAAAAAACTTTCAGTTTGATGATAAGCGCACTAATTTTAACAATGATAAGTTAGTTTCACTTAATTATATTTATAATTTTAAAACCGATTGGAAATTAAAGTTTGTAACTATTTTTAATGAAATAGAAAATAGAAACTATATCAATTCTTTTTATAAATTTAATTTTAACGGTTTAGATTTTATTAATAGTGAGGATAAAATATGGAAGCAAAATAACAGAAATATTGTTGGGAAGGTAGAACTTTCAAAAGACTTAAAAAATAACTCAAACTTACAATTCTATAATAAAGTTTCATCCTTAAATGAAAATAATAATAATATTTTTCTTTTTAATGAACAGTTGAATAATCAAATTGGAAAGAATGAACTTTTTGCCAACGAAAATAGATTGACTTACACTAAGAAAATAGATTCATCCAAAGCTTTAGTAGCAGTAGCACGATATATTTTTCAAAACCGCCCATATGATTTTACTGATGAAAATGATGTTTTTTCTCAAATACTAAACAATCCTGATGCTCAAAAAATAAATCAGATTATTGATTCTAAAATGAATTTTGGGGGATTAAAACTTTCTTATCTTAAAAAGTATGCAGAAGAACACAGCCTGGAATTACAGTTAGGAAACGAGTTCAGAAAAGATTTTTTAAGCTCAAACCTTCATATTTTTAATTCAAATAATGAAGCGATAAGTTTTGATAAATCAGAGTTTATTAATCATACAGATTATGTTCAGAATAATGTTTTTGCTCAGATTAAATATAACAAAAAAGTAAAAAATTGGAGCTATGGTTTTACCATTTTAAATCAAATGATTCATTCTGATTTAAATCAAAATAAACAGAATGGTTTCTATGTTTCTCCGTTAGCAAATATTGGTTACCAAAACAGAAAAATAGGAAATTTTAATTTGAATGCAGGAAGGAAATTTTCCACAGTCAGTATCAACGATGTTTATACTAACTATATCTATCAGGGAAACAGAAACTTTAAACAGAGCAATGTAAATTTTGCTGTTTTGCAAGATTGTAATTTAGGATTTAGCTACAACGTGGGAGAGCAAATGTCTCAATATCTTAATTTCAATATTAATTTTTTCAAAAGTGGAGATTATTTGTCTAATAATATGATTGTAAATCCTAATTACACTTTTAATCAAACAATTTTGGTAAAGAATAATAGCAATTTATCTGCAAGCTTAGAATTAAGAAAATACTTAAAGCCTATAAGATCAAGATTGAGTATTTTAAGCTCTTATATGCAATCGGGCTATGAAAATAGTGTAAATAATCAACCTTTAATAAAAACTAAATTTATCAATTGGAAGGCAGCTTTTGAAATGAAATCAGGCTGGACAAAATTTATTAATTATGAATGCGGTTATGAATGGGCATTCAATACTATTTCTTCGAAAGTGAATTCTAACAAATACATAGATCAAAAAGGTTTTTTGAACCTTTATTTTACTATAAATTCACAGTTTAGGATTGAGTCTCTTGTAGAATATTATAAATTTGGAAATACAGCTCAAAAAACTACTCAGTTTTGGGATATTAAAGCGAACTATACTTTAAAGAAGTATAATATGAGTATTTTTATTCAGGGCAATAATCTTTTAAATTCAAACAGTATTCAGAGATACTCAATAAATAATATAAGTGAGAGTTTATACACACAAAGACTGTTGCCACGCCATATAGTGTTAGGTATTAACAAAAATTTCTGA
- a CDS encoding replication initiation protein, translating to MELIDVNTENKMIYQHNVITSGRYDYSATMMDILFMILSSLEIGKLEYTIHVQDIEVITGRKWGSVDEK from the coding sequence ATGGAATTAATAGACGTTAATACAGAGAATAAAATGATTTATCAGCATAATGTCATTACTTCCGGAAGGTATGATTATTCGGCTACGATGATGGATATACTTTTTATGATACTTTCATCTTTAGAAATAGGAAAGCTGGAATATACTATCCATGTACAGGATATTGAAGTGATTACAGGGCGTAAATGGGGGTCAGTCGACGAAAAGTAA
- a CDS encoding plasmid mobilization protein has protein sequence MEEENTDDWESLLHAEFEKVDRQNQYIERGKLGGRPKLSTPKSERLALRFTPSEMKMLKERADKKKLKLTDYSRLILLEKKLPDYEKNIMLTEYATNFRRIANYMKKEIFTPGERADLLKEIEGAIKGIKTQVKW, from the coding sequence ATGGAAGAAGAAAATACAGACGATTGGGAATCACTACTCCATGCAGAATTTGAGAAAGTAGATAGACAAAACCAATATATAGAGCGAGGAAAGCTCGGAGGTCGCCCGAAACTAAGCACCCCAAAATCGGAGCGTTTGGCTCTCAGGTTTACTCCTTCAGAGATGAAAATGCTAAAAGAAAGAGCGGATAAAAAAAAGCTGAAGCTTACGGATTACAGCCGTTTGATTCTTTTAGAAAAAAAACTTCCGGACTATGAAAAAAACATTATGCTCACTGAGTATGCAACCAATTTCCGGAGAATAGCCAATTACATGAAGAAAGAAATATTTACTCCCGGAGAGCGAGCAGATCTGCTCAAGGAAATTGAGGGAGCAATAAAAGGCATAAAAACACAGGTAAAATGGTAA
- a CDS encoding relaxase/mobilization nuclease domain-containing protein, producing MVISASTRNVSSRSIAYQQSDKEQSVEVCRNGLSGEKPKDLFAEFKEIADKNPRTENKYVTAVISPPKEYSQNLNLNDWAKLAEDYLKREKIGRDNQYLVHLHQSTDDKHLHIIANRIDFHGKNQVTSHNIGERASKHAEVLSKERSWKTAKEISGEKKAEIKNVLLQEKGESKSLSDLVDRMDKRGYIMQISKNSKGLNGARIIPKADINTNPSVLEKVTKQGFKLSDIDPKLKIKEIALDIAKSMTKDISRDMGMSL from the coding sequence ATGGTAATCTCTGCATCTACAAGGAATGTGAGTTCCCGATCCATTGCGTACCAGCAGAGCGACAAGGAGCAGAGTGTTGAAGTTTGCCGGAACGGACTTTCCGGAGAGAAGCCGAAAGACCTGTTTGCAGAATTTAAAGAGATTGCGGATAAGAACCCCCGAACCGAAAATAAATACGTTACTGCGGTGATCTCGCCTCCGAAAGAGTACAGCCAAAATTTAAACCTTAACGATTGGGCAAAACTGGCAGAGGATTATTTAAAGCGAGAGAAAATCGGAAGGGATAATCAATATTTGGTGCATCTGCACCAATCTACGGACGACAAACATCTGCATATTATCGCCAACCGTATTGATTTTCACGGTAAAAATCAGGTCACGAGCCATAATATAGGAGAACGAGCATCCAAACATGCGGAAGTATTATCCAAAGAGCGGAGCTGGAAGACGGCAAAAGAAATCAGCGGAGAGAAGAAAGCGGAAATCAAAAACGTTTTACTCCAGGAAAAAGGGGAAAGTAAAAGTTTGAGTGATTTAGTAGACCGTATGGATAAAAGGGGCTACATCATGCAGATCAGCAAGAACTCGAAAGGCTTAAACGGTGCAAGGATCATCCCGAAAGCAGATATAAATACAAACCCTTCAGTATTAGAAAAAGTAACGAAACAAGGCTTTAAATTAAGCGATATCGATCCGAAACTGAAAATTAAAGAAATAGCGTTAGATATCGCAAAAAGCATGACCAAAGATATATCGAGAGACATGGGAATGTCATTATAA
- a CDS encoding GLPGLI family protein has translation MSKFFLLLLFTISITLFSQQKERITSELEIKYLYSYNTDTLDVAKRDQETMTLFLGKSSSLYISQAHLDTRKAIRSKLSNTTGAPIEINAKDLPKYKIKYSVFNNNGKVTVTSPIGKDNFTFDSENPTWNLNYKEQKKILGYTCFKATTLFNKRQYTAWYTKEISIPDGPYRFKGLPGLVMDVEDFNSYDKISIIAIEKKQETIEAVEAGIRTTRDAYIKKREEFKSNPYPDNPRFSKEQRENLIKMGKKFNNSFER, from the coding sequence ATGAGTAAATTTTTTCTTTTATTATTATTTACAATTAGTATTACTTTATTTTCTCAACAAAAAGAAAGAATTACTTCAGAACTTGAAATAAAGTATCTTTATAGTTATAATACAGATACTTTGGATGTGGCAAAAAGAGATCAGGAGACAATGACTCTCTTTTTAGGTAAATCTTCTTCTTTATATATAAGCCAAGCACACCTTGATACAAGAAAGGCGATTCGAAGTAAATTATCTAATACAACAGGAGCACCTATTGAAATTAATGCTAAAGATCTTCCAAAATATAAAATTAAATATTCTGTATTTAATAATAATGGTAAGGTAACAGTAACAAGCCCTATTGGTAAAGATAATTTTACATTTGATTCTGAAAATCCAACTTGGAATTTAAATTATAAAGAACAGAAAAAAATTCTTGGATATACTTGCTTTAAAGCTACTACTTTATTTAATAAAAGGCAATACACCGCGTGGTATACAAAAGAAATTTCAATTCCAGATGGTCCTTATAGATTTAAAGGATTACCAGGTCTTGTAATGGATGTTGAGGACTTTAATAGTTATGATAAAATATCTATAATTGCAATTGAAAAAAAGCAGGAAACAATAGAAGCTGTAGAAGCTGGAATTAGAACTACACGAGACGCATACATCAAAAAAAGAGAAGAATTTAAGAGCAATCCTTATCCTGATAATCCGAGATTTAGTAAAGAACAAAGAGAAAATTTAATAAAAATGGGGAAAAAATTTAATAACTCATTTGAAAGATAG
- a CDS encoding helix-turn-helix domain-containing protein produces the protein MADKKYSTADIASELGKNERTIRRWISDLISIDGGKYTLSEEVAELLRKKSSTDTSQDTLRTPADIQENEEFPYVEYFTEEEYEEFKKRITEYPFLKEQIESSKEYLKAMENQIEYFRTSYNKQLEIHESLVHSVKNFSDNLVQRNFIEAKEKGLDKD, from the coding sequence ATGGCGGACAAAAAATATTCAACTGCGGACATAGCGTCCGAACTTGGCAAAAATGAGCGTACTATTAGACGTTGGATTTCTGATTTGATCAGCATTGACGGGGGCAAATACACCTTGTCCGAAGAAGTAGCTGAACTGTTAAGAAAAAAATCATCTACGGACACATCTCAGGACACACTGCGGACACCTGCGGACATTCAAGAAAATGAGGAATTTCCTTACGTTGAATACTTTACTGAAGAAGAATATGAGGAATTTAAAAAACGTATTACAGAGTACCCATTCCTAAAAGAACAGATTGAAAGTTCTAAAGAATATTTAAAAGCGATGGAAAATCAAATTGAGTATTTCAGAACCTCATATAATAAACAACTTGAGATACACGAAAGTTTAGTACATAGCGTTAAAAACTTCTCTGATAATTTAGTACAGAGAAATTTCATTGAAGCCAAAGAAAAAGGACTGGATAAAGATTAG
- a CDS encoding Tn3 family transposase, whose product MALRKILSEKEKENLIESPSLKEDIIRWYTLAESDIIIIEQNCRGTANKLGFAIQLCYLRFPGKVLKSNETPEFLLLQYVCEQLNINQSVWEKYAVRDVTRREHITLIRKIFGFKTYSEFEQEASLKYIHDKALQTDRAVIIAEEFITYLRTNKIQLPSINTIERLCSEVLINAEKQIYDTLSSSLSNHQKQLLDALLNLQEKGSVSQLNWLKQSPQAVNSKFLLMHIKRLRTIKDINFPKDIGKDIHQNRLLKIAREGRQMTPQHLRDFEESRRYATLVAILLETKASIFDEIIEMNDKIIGSLFRYAKNTQTQKMQDSGKSMGEQLGIFFKIGNALLDARETGEDPFDAVESVISWEALAQSISEAKNLTAKQNFDSLYFISDKYFTIKKYGGEFLKELELRSAPVAEDILKAVAILIDLYEGKIKRLPEKLPSGFIRKRWEELVFTENGTDRKFYELCIFSELKNHLRSGDLWVQGSRQYKDFEDYLIPADRFTEMRDQNQVPLDVALNVEKFLSERMELLSNKIQIVCKLIESNELPDSSIIKDRIKIKPLENTVPEEAEVLGKKIYGLLPLIKITDLLKEVDQWTGFTDKFIHLKSGNKADEKKLLLTVILSDAINLGLRKMSEASPGTSYAKLSWLQAWHIRDETYSSALAEIINTQSDHSFSSYWGEGKTSSSDGQRFATGSYAQRTGNINPKYGSSPGVQFYTHISDQYAPFHTKVINVGVRDATYVLDGLLYHESDVQIEEHYTDTSGFTDHVFALMQLLGFKFAPRIRDLNDKKLFIPEASTGYSALSEHIGGTINSKKIIQNWDEILRLAASIKNGTVTASLIVKKIGSYPRQNGLAVALRELGKIERTLFMLDWYMSPELRRRVTAGLNKGEARNALARAVYFNRFGEVRERSFENQRYKASGLNLVTAAIVLWNTVYIEKAVQHLKEQGEEINEELLQYLSPLGWEHIHLTGDYVWEERIKLKKGEFRALRNL is encoded by the coding sequence ATGGCTTTAAGAAAAATATTATCTGAAAAAGAGAAAGAAAATTTAATTGAGTCTCCTTCTTTAAAAGAAGACATCATACGTTGGTATACTCTTGCGGAATCTGATATTATAATTATTGAGCAAAATTGTAGAGGCACTGCAAACAAATTAGGGTTTGCTATACAACTATGTTATCTACGGTTTCCAGGCAAGGTTTTAAAATCTAACGAAACTCCGGAGTTTTTGCTATTACAATATGTTTGCGAACAACTTAATATTAATCAATCTGTTTGGGAAAAATACGCTGTTCGGGATGTAACCAGAAGAGAGCATATTACATTAATCAGAAAAATTTTTGGCTTCAAAACATATAGTGAATTTGAGCAGGAAGCTTCTTTAAAATATATTCATGATAAAGCACTACAAACAGATAGAGCTGTAATTATAGCTGAGGAATTCATCACTTATTTAAGGACAAATAAAATACAGCTTCCTTCTATCAATACAATTGAAAGGCTTTGCTCAGAAGTCCTAATCAATGCAGAAAAGCAAATTTATGATACCCTGAGTTCTTCATTGTCCAATCATCAGAAACAGTTATTAGATGCTCTTCTCAACTTACAGGAAAAAGGCAGCGTCAGTCAACTAAATTGGCTCAAGCAATCCCCACAGGCGGTCAATTCAAAATTTTTACTGATGCACATAAAGAGGTTGAGAACAATTAAAGATATTAATTTTCCAAAAGATATTGGTAAGGATATTCATCAAAACCGATTACTAAAAATAGCCAGAGAAGGGAGACAGATGACACCACAGCATCTAAGGGATTTTGAAGAATCCCGGAGATACGCAACATTGGTAGCAATACTTCTGGAAACCAAAGCTTCTATTTTCGATGAAATTATAGAAATGAATGATAAGATCATCGGTTCTTTATTCAGATATGCAAAGAATACACAAACACAAAAAATGCAGGACTCTGGAAAATCTATGGGAGAACAGCTCGGTATATTTTTTAAAATTGGAAATGCACTTCTTGATGCAAGAGAAACAGGAGAAGATCCTTTCGATGCTGTTGAGTCGGTTATTTCGTGGGAAGCTCTGGCTCAAAGTATTTCGGAAGCTAAAAACTTAACGGCTAAACAAAATTTTGACTCACTATATTTTATATCCGATAAATATTTCACGATAAAAAAATATGGTGGAGAATTTCTGAAAGAGTTAGAACTCCGTTCTGCCCCTGTAGCAGAAGATATTTTAAAGGCAGTGGCTATCCTGATCGACTTATATGAAGGAAAAATAAAAAGGCTTCCGGAAAAGCTACCATCAGGTTTTATAAGAAAAAGATGGGAAGAACTTGTATTTACTGAGAACGGTACCGATAGAAAGTTTTATGAACTGTGCATATTTTCTGAACTCAAGAACCATCTGCGTTCCGGAGATCTTTGGGTGCAGGGATCAAGACAGTACAAAGATTTTGAAGATTATCTTATTCCTGCAGACAGATTTACTGAAATGAGAGATCAGAATCAAGTTCCTCTTGATGTAGCTTTGAATGTAGAAAAGTTTCTTTCAGAGCGGATGGAGCTTCTTTCAAATAAAATACAAATCGTTTGTAAACTTATTGAAAGCAATGAACTTCCGGACTCTTCTATTATTAAAGACAGAATAAAAATTAAACCTCTTGAAAATACAGTTCCTGAAGAAGCTGAAGTTTTAGGAAAAAAAATATACGGTTTGCTTCCTCTTATTAAAATTACCGATCTTTTGAAAGAAGTCGATCAGTGGACGGGCTTTACAGACAAATTTATTCATCTAAAATCCGGAAATAAAGCTGATGAAAAAAAACTGTTACTTACTGTAATACTGTCAGATGCCATCAATTTGGGTTTAAGAAAAATGTCTGAAGCTTCTCCGGGAACTTCCTATGCAAAACTCTCATGGCTTCAGGCGTGGCATATCCGGGATGAAACGTATTCTTCAGCATTAGCGGAAATTATCAATACTCAATCCGATCATTCATTTTCTTCTTACTGGGGAGAAGGCAAAACATCTTCTTCGGACGGTCAAAGGTTTGCTACCGGAAGCTATGCGCAAAGAACCGGAAATATTAATCCGAAATATGGAAGCAGTCCCGGAGTTCAGTTTTATACTCATATCTCCGATCAGTACGCGCCTTTCCATACCAAGGTCATCAATGTAGGAGTGAGGGATGCTACCTATGTTTTGGATGGGCTTCTCTATCATGAATCTGATGTACAGATAGAAGAACATTATACAGATACTTCGGGGTTTACCGATCATGTGTTTGCTTTGATGCAGTTATTGGGATTTAAATTCGCCCCAAGAATTAGAGATTTAAATGATAAGAAGCTATTTATTCCTGAAGCATCTACGGGCTATTCTGCTTTATCAGAACATATAGGAGGAACAATCAACAGTAAAAAGATTATTCAAAATTGGGACGAAATTTTAAGGCTTGCAGCTTCCATAAAAAATGGAACTGTTACAGCTTCACTCATTGTAAAGAAGATTGGAAGTTATCCAAGGCAAAACGGACTGGCTGTAGCATTGCGGGAATTGGGTAAAATTGAAAGAACCTTATTTATGCTCGACTGGTACATGAGTCCGGAACTTAGGCGCAGAGTTACTGCGGGGCTTAATAAAGGGGAAGCCAGAAATGCTTTGGCAAGAGCTGTATATTTTAACAGGTTTGGAGAAGTCAGAGAACGTAGCTTTGAAAATCAACGGTATAAGGCAAGCGGTCTTAATTTGGTAACCGCTGCTATTGTTTTATGGAATACGGTTTATATTGAAAAAGCAGTGCAGCACCTGAAAGAACAGGGCGAAGAAATTAATGAAGAGTTACTTCAATATCTTTCTCCTTTAGGATGGGAACATATTCACCTTACCGGAGATTATGTTTGGGAAGAGAGAATCAAACTTAAAAAAGGAGAGTTTAGAGCTTTGAGAAATTTGTAA
- a CDS encoding type II toxin-antitoxin system RelE/ParE family toxin, whose protein sequence is MFEIEWTEKAERLYLEALEFWINHNKSATYSKKIVKQVSEKEDYIANNPYAGQEVFDISSVRYVVVLRKFLIFYRINNKTIQILSFWDGHKNPQDLEL, encoded by the coding sequence ATGTTCGAAATAGAATGGACTGAAAAAGCAGAACGTTTATATCTGGAAGCTTTGGAATTTTGGATCAACCATAACAAGTCTGCCACTTATTCAAAGAAGATCGTAAAACAGGTTTCTGAAAAAGAAGATTACATTGCCAATAATCCATACGCAGGACAGGAAGTTTTTGATATTTCTAGTGTACGTTATGTAGTTGTCCTTAGAAAATTTTTAATTTTTTATAGAATCAATAACAAAACAATTCAAATTCTTTCCTTTTGGGACGGACATAAAAATCCACAAGATTTAGAATTATAA
- a CDS encoding recombinase family protein produces the protein MLIGYARVSTQEQDNSLQIEALRKAGCELIFEEKVSGGRWDRPKLKELLSHLRKDDIVIVWKLDRLSRSLKDLLFLIEQIEGKKSGFRSLTESIDTTTSSGRMMMQMVGVFAEFEREMLKERTKKGLEHARKEGRIGGRKPKLKEVQRKEIKHLIQSGRKTAPEVAKLFDVHPATIYRLIKSV, from the coding sequence ATGTTAATAGGATATGCCAGAGTCTCCACTCAGGAGCAGGATAATTCGCTTCAGATTGAAGCTTTGAGAAAAGCCGGTTGTGAACTTATCTTTGAGGAAAAGGTTTCCGGAGGAAGATGGGATCGCCCTAAACTTAAAGAACTTCTTAGCCATCTTCGCAAAGACGATATTGTTATTGTCTGGAAGCTGGACAGGCTTTCCCGATCACTGAAGGATCTTCTCTTCTTGATAGAACAGATTGAAGGTAAAAAATCGGGATTCCGAAGCCTTACAGAATCTATTGACACAACCACATCTTCAGGAAGAATGATGATGCAGATGGTAGGAGTTTTTGCGGAATTTGAAAGGGAAATGCTTAAAGAACGTACTAAAAAAGGACTTGAACACGCCCGAAAAGAAGGAAGAATCGGGGGGAGAAAACCTAAACTGAAAGAAGTCCAAAGAAAAGAAATAAAACATCTTATCCAATCGGGACGAAAAACAGCTCCCGAAGTAGCCAAACTATTCGATGTTCATCCGGCTACTATTTACCGACTAATTAAATCAGTTTAA